A window of the Butyricimonas virosa genome harbors these coding sequences:
- a CDS encoding FecR family protein produces MSEFEKEYRIAQLLAKKMAGELSPEEKLELHEWENTSLSATELNKRILDPANKRQRDEFVNSLDTKSSWQKVEKGITRKKHTSRNLVWWSSVAAAIIIALVMILPESRVSVDPTLPLAEIQTGSSKAILITPEGKQFNLSQQDSSQTLELGYGLVAINNGNVVEYVERSDSSIHQKMRNNTIRVPRGGEYELILPDGTHVWINSDSELSFPARFDSTKREVSLSGEAYFSVRRDKKRPFTVKVGQNVEVKVLGTQFNLQAYPDAQTIETTLCEGSVNVSDGKQKVTLTPSQQAVYSKVTMNITTRKVDVRLYSAWKEGLFVFENKPLEEIMTTLSRWYNVNVFYANQALKTYHFTGDLERYGDFKKTLGMIEKATSIRFKINGNNITVEEILTK; encoded by the coding sequence ATGTCAGAATTTGAAAAAGAATATCGGATCGCCCAGCTTCTAGCCAAGAAAATGGCCGGAGAACTTTCTCCCGAAGAGAAACTGGAGTTGCACGAATGGGAAAATACTTCCCTTTCGGCAACAGAACTGAATAAACGAATACTGGATCCTGCAAACAAACGTCAAAGAGATGAATTCGTAAATAGTTTAGACACGAAGTCATCATGGCAAAAGGTTGAAAAAGGTATTACCCGAAAGAAACATACCTCCCGAAACCTTGTTTGGTGGTCAAGTGTTGCCGCTGCAATTATCATCGCTCTAGTGATGATCTTGCCCGAATCACGAGTTTCGGTTGACCCGACTTTACCGCTTGCAGAGATTCAGACCGGAAGTTCAAAAGCGATATTAATTACCCCGGAGGGTAAGCAATTCAATTTATCACAGCAGGATTCTTCTCAGACACTTGAACTCGGTTACGGGTTGGTAGCAATCAACAATGGGAATGTTGTTGAATATGTTGAGCGTTCGGATTCCTCGATCCATCAAAAAATGCGAAATAATACCATCCGAGTTCCCAGAGGAGGTGAATATGAGCTTATTTTACCCGATGGAACACACGTCTGGATAAATTCTGACTCGGAACTCTCTTTTCCGGCACGGTTTGATTCCACGAAACGAGAAGTTTCACTTTCCGGAGAGGCTTATTTTTCTGTCAGGAGAGACAAGAAAAGACCCTTTACCGTGAAAGTAGGGCAAAATGTTGAAGTAAAAGTTTTAGGGACTCAGTTCAATCTACAAGCTTACCCGGATGCCCAAACGATTGAAACAACACTATGCGAAGGCTCCGTTAATGTATCAGATGGAAAACAGAAAGTTACCTTGACCCCTTCACAACAGGCGGTTTATTCTAAAGTGACCATGAATATCACGACTCGCAAGGTGGATGTCCGTTTATACTCTGCCTGGAAAGAAGGTTTGTTCGTCTTCGAGAATAAACCCCTTGAAGAGATCATGACAACACTATCACGGTGGTACAACGTTAATGTTTTCTATGCGAATCAAGCCTTAAAGACCTATCATTTCACGGGAGACTTGGAACGATATGGCGATTTTAAAAAAACATTGGGTATGATCGAGAAAGCAACCTCGATACGATTTAAAATTAATGGAAATAACATCACCGTTGAAGAAATACTAACTAAATAA
- a CDS encoding SusC/RagA family TonB-linked outer membrane protein → MEKKRKYTFDFHQRWEKILLILRATLLVVVISTLNIEANASAQVIKVSLKMENATIDEMIKTIRTETNYRFLYRVEEVNKYGKRDIDLKNVSIEEFLKTALAGTNLSYEIESEVIIIKPTNEAPQKTEKSRIIKGKVTDDKGFTLPGATIMLKDTKLGVVTDHDGNFKIEIPKMDTIVLIVSFVGYETQNIHVSNDESKDEKGLVIKLKEDVTQMDEVVVTGYVNISKESFTGSSVSVKRDELLKVSKTNVIKALQVFDPAFRMVENNQWGSDPNALPEMYIRGRSGIGVKELDTDKLSKSNLKDNPNLPLFIMDGFQVSIQKVYDMDPNRIESMTILKDAAATAMYGSRAANGVVVITTVPPTPGKVHATYTMTGTLNMPDLSDYNLMNAREKLETEVLGGVFIDDRPSYQIAYNQEYNNKLANIKEGVDTYWLSKPLRTIFNHKHSLFLEGGHEDLRFGLNMFYNNGDGVMKESFRDNIGADLSVDYRLNKIQIKNKLTYQQTKQKESPYGSFSAYTKKLPYDKATDEYGNYVKQTTRWRYSNWFSDSDLANPLWEAQLGSYDKTDSDELSNETGINWYITQHLLAKATFKMTKTTSHRKNFIDPQSTKNQNPLSTTNLTSGELRTTDEEGTSWDLTANISYNRNIEKNNINFNMGINSQNSNSSTTSAEYRGFPSGQLSSPNYAEDIYSKPLVDQSKTRLVGFVGVLNYSYDNIYLLDASLRLDGSSQFGSEKKWATFWSTGAGVNLHNYNFMKNIGWVNLLKVRASYGLTGKVNFPSYTAQTMYEIQNDEWYKTGYGASLIAYGNENLGWEKKYTTNLGLDFDLFNGAIQFSGDFYFDKTVDLVNDVTIPSSTGFTTYKDNLGEVEGKGFEINLKSTIINRQDWSLNAFFNISHDKRKFTKIAESLKAYNDKVIDHFNDKDAEDQSTPFKQYVEGGSLTPIYGMRSLGIDPTNGQELFVKKNGELTYEWNASEQVALGDTEPDAQGSFGFNLRYKNWSLFTTFMYQFGGQEYNTTLVEKVEDADIYRYNADKRVLSDRWQKPGDKAKYRALSSGVFNITKTQPTERFVQNKNILSCNSLSLSYDFNPELLKKLHLGMVRLELGANELFRLSTIKAERGLSYPFARTMDITLHVTF, encoded by the coding sequence ATGGAAAAAAAACGAAAGTACACCTTTGATTTTCATCAAAGGTGGGAGAAAATTCTTCTAATTTTACGAGCAACCCTCTTGGTTGTGGTCATTTCCACTCTCAACATTGAGGCAAATGCTTCCGCACAAGTCATCAAGGTCTCTCTCAAAATGGAGAATGCGACCATTGATGAAATGATAAAAACGATCCGTACAGAAACGAACTATAGATTTCTTTACCGGGTTGAGGAAGTAAACAAATACGGGAAACGGGATATAGATCTTAAAAACGTATCCATCGAGGAATTTCTAAAAACCGCACTCGCCGGGACAAATTTGTCTTACGAGATCGAAAGCGAAGTCATTATTATAAAACCGACCAATGAGGCTCCTCAAAAAACAGAAAAGTCCCGGATCATCAAGGGAAAGGTTACCGATGACAAAGGTTTCACCCTACCGGGAGCAACGATCATGCTTAAAGACACGAAATTAGGGGTAGTCACCGACCATGATGGAAATTTCAAGATTGAAATCCCGAAGATGGATACCATCGTTTTGATCGTTTCTTTTGTCGGTTACGAGACTCAGAATATACACGTGAGCAATGATGAAAGTAAAGACGAAAAAGGACTTGTTATCAAATTAAAAGAAGACGTCACCCAAATGGATGAAGTCGTTGTGACCGGTTACGTCAACATCAGTAAAGAGAGTTTCACGGGAAGTTCTGTCAGCGTGAAAAGAGACGAATTATTGAAAGTATCCAAGACCAACGTGATTAAAGCTTTGCAAGTTTTTGATCCGGCTTTTCGTATGGTCGAGAACAATCAATGGGGATCCGACCCGAACGCTCTTCCAGAAATGTACATCCGAGGGCGCTCTGGTATCGGGGTGAAGGAATTGGACACGGACAAACTATCTAAATCCAACCTGAAAGACAACCCGAACTTACCGCTATTTATCATGGACGGTTTTCAGGTGAGCATACAAAAAGTGTATGATATGGATCCCAACCGGATCGAATCAATGACGATCTTGAAAGATGCGGCAGCCACGGCAATGTACGGTTCCCGTGCGGCAAACGGGGTTGTTGTTATCACGACGGTTCCTCCAACACCGGGAAAGGTACACGCGACTTATACCATGACGGGAACTTTAAACATGCCTGATCTTAGTGATTATAACTTGATGAATGCCCGGGAAAAATTGGAGACGGAAGTCTTAGGTGGAGTATTTATCGACGACAGGCCTTCTTATCAAATAGCTTACAATCAAGAATATAACAACAAGTTAGCTAATATAAAAGAAGGTGTGGATACCTACTGGTTATCAAAACCTTTACGCACAATATTCAATCATAAACATAGTTTATTTTTAGAGGGAGGACATGAAGATCTACGTTTCGGTCTGAATATGTTCTACAATAATGGCGATGGAGTGATGAAAGAATCGTTCCGCGACAATATCGGGGCTGACCTTTCCGTGGATTACCGACTAAACAAAATACAAATCAAGAACAAATTAACTTATCAACAAACCAAACAAAAGGAATCTCCCTATGGTAGTTTTTCTGCATATACAAAAAAATTACCCTACGACAAGGCTACCGATGAATACGGTAACTACGTGAAACAAACCACGAGATGGAGATATTCAAATTGGTTCAGTGATAGCGATTTAGCCAATCCTTTATGGGAAGCCCAATTGGGTAGTTATGACAAGACGGATTCTGATGAATTGAGTAATGAAACTGGTATTAACTGGTATATTACACAACATCTTTTGGCCAAGGCGACTTTCAAGATGACGAAAACAACCAGTCACCGGAAGAATTTTATTGATCCACAATCAACCAAGAACCAAAATCCTCTTTCCACGACAAATCTTACTTCGGGAGAATTGAGAACAACAGACGAGGAAGGTACCTCATGGGATCTTACGGCCAACATTTCATACAACCGTAACATCGAGAAGAACAATATCAACTTTAACATGGGTATTAATTCTCAAAATTCAAATAGTTCAACCACTAGCGCCGAGTACAGGGGTTTCCCATCCGGACAATTAAGTTCTCCGAATTATGCTGAAGACATATATTCCAAACCACTAGTCGATCAAAGTAAAACTCGTTTGGTCGGTTTCGTGGGAGTATTGAACTATTCATACGATAATATCTATCTATTGGATGCTTCTCTACGCTTGGACGGTTCTTCACAATTCGGAAGCGAGAAGAAGTGGGCCACATTCTGGTCTACAGGAGCCGGGGTCAATTTACACAACTATAATTTCATGAAAAATATCGGTTGGGTAAACCTATTAAAAGTACGAGCTAGTTATGGTTTAACCGGGAAAGTGAACTTTCCTTCATACACGGCTCAAACTATGTACGAAATTCAAAATGACGAATGGTATAAAACCGGATATGGCGCCTCTCTTATCGCTTATGGTAATGAAAATCTAGGCTGGGAAAAGAAATACACCACGAACTTAGGATTAGATTTCGATTTATTTAATGGAGCCATCCAATTCAGCGGGGATTTCTATTTTGATAAAACAGTAGATCTTGTAAACGATGTTACCATCCCTAGTTCTACAGGTTTTACCACATACAAGGATAACTTGGGTGAAGTGGAAGGAAAAGGTTTTGAAATCAATTTAAAAAGCACCATTATAAACAGACAGGACTGGTCGTTAAATGCTTTCTTCAACATATCCCACGATAAGCGCAAATTCACGAAGATCGCAGAAAGCCTAAAAGCTTATAATGACAAGGTTATCGATCATTTTAATGATAAAGATGCAGAAGATCAATCTACACCTTTCAAGCAATACGTCGAGGGAGGTTCTTTGACCCCCATATACGGTATGAGATCTCTCGGTATTGATCCAACCAACGGGCAAGAATTGTTCGTAAAGAAGAACGGGGAACTCACATATGAATGGAATGCCTCAGAACAAGTTGCCTTGGGCGACACAGAACCGGATGCACAGGGTTCTTTCGGATTCAATCTCCGTTACAAAAACTGGAGTTTATTCACGACTTTCATGTATCAATTCGGGGGACAAGAGTATAATACAACTTTAGTTGAAAAAGTTGAGGATGCCGATATTTACAGGTATAACGCTGACAAACGAGTACTCTCGGACAGATGGCAAAAACCTGGGGACAAAGCAAAATACAGGGCCTTATCCTCAGGAGTATTCAATATTACAAAAACCCAACCGACGGAACGTTTCGTACAGAATAAGAATATTCTTAGTTGCAATTCCTTATCGTTGAGTTATGACTTCAACCCGGAACTTCTCAAAAAATTACACCTTGGTATGGTGAGATTGGAACTCGGCGCAAATGAATTGTTCAGACTTTCTACGATAAAAGCAGAACGCGGTCTTAGTTATCCCTTTGCACGGACCATGGATATCACACTACATGTAACCTTCTAA
- a CDS encoding RagB/SusD family nutrient uptake outer membrane protein, which translates to MKLKKLILYAFIPFTLGACTNWLDVAPDDQVNEETLFSEADGYRNALNGIYKNMAASQLYGQELSYGTAEVLSHAYSSGYLGYSYSSLYNYKYSDKDAKTIIENIWSKAYTAIANCNNLIANAEEADPAIFSENILEKNLILGEAYALRAFLHFDMLRLFAPSKKMDDQKTYIPYYDKKKSTYEPHLTVDQVLENVKKDLLKAKDLVAAFDTLDDQHKRWLYTASRIEGGSNSQGYLTVPDDLFFAYRGYRMNYYAIVGTLARVYSWAGELDEAYKAAMEIIKATSYFTFGNSSTFSSNRKLYDELVFVLSKKTLVEDFEVYIPSNSSSGSSTAFCLDLYQIGWSRGEQYDVRFKNFLDIKNYQYYSLKYTKQESSSLGEDIIPMIRLSEMYFIASEYLYKNAKPSEALDLLSTVRYNRGFLDNSSFISSIYDESSFEKALVSEVQKDLLGEGQAFYWYKKFNMDISWNTPEYVIPTPDNENIF; encoded by the coding sequence ATGAAACTAAAAAAATTAATTCTATACGCATTTATTCCTTTCACTCTAGGAGCATGCACAAACTGGCTGGATGTTGCACCCGACGATCAAGTCAACGAAGAGACCCTATTCTCAGAAGCCGACGGATACCGGAATGCATTAAACGGTATTTATAAAAATATGGCTGCGTCCCAATTGTACGGGCAAGAATTATCATACGGGACAGCAGAAGTGCTCAGTCATGCGTATTCAAGCGGGTATTTGGGATATAGTTATAGTTCTCTATACAATTATAAATACTCGGATAAAGATGCTAAAACAATCATTGAAAACATCTGGTCGAAAGCATACACGGCGATAGCCAATTGCAATAACTTAATTGCAAATGCAGAAGAAGCCGATCCTGCTATTTTCTCGGAAAATATTCTTGAAAAGAATCTGATTTTAGGAGAAGCATACGCCTTGAGAGCGTTCCTGCATTTTGATATGTTGCGCCTGTTTGCACCTTCTAAAAAAATGGATGATCAGAAAACATATATTCCATACTACGACAAAAAGAAATCCACTTACGAACCGCATTTAACAGTGGATCAAGTACTCGAAAACGTAAAAAAAGATTTACTGAAAGCTAAAGACCTTGTAGCAGCATTCGACACATTGGACGATCAACATAAACGCTGGTTATATACGGCCTCTCGAATCGAAGGCGGCAGTAACAGCCAAGGTTATCTTACCGTTCCCGATGATTTATTTTTCGCATACCGGGGGTATCGCATGAATTACTACGCCATCGTAGGAACGTTAGCCCGTGTTTATTCTTGGGCTGGGGAGTTGGATGAAGCTTACAAAGCTGCCATGGAAATCATTAAAGCCACGAGTTATTTCACATTTGGAAATTCTTCCACATTCAGTTCTAACCGGAAATTATATGACGAGTTGGTTTTTGTATTATCCAAAAAAACTCTTGTAGAAGATTTTGAAGTTTATATTCCAAGTAATTCAAGTAGTGGTTCCTCAACGGCTTTTTGTCTTGATCTTTATCAAATCGGATGGTCTCGCGGGGAACAATATGATGTTCGATTTAAAAATTTCCTAGATATAAAAAATTATCAATACTACTCCTTAAAATACACGAAGCAAGAAAGTTCTTCCCTTGGAGAGGACATTATCCCCATGATCCGTTTAAGCGAAATGTATTTTATTGCTTCGGAATATCTTTACAAAAATGCTAAACCTTCCGAAGCTCTCGATTTACTATCAACTGTTCGGTACAATAGAGGTTTTCTTGATAATTCTTCTTTTATCTCATCCATTTATGACGAAAGCAGTTTTGAAAAAGCTCTGGTTTCGGAAGTACAAAAAGATTTACTCGGAGAGGGACAAGCCTTCTACTGGTATAAGAAATTTAACATGGACATATCGTGGAATACTCCAGAGTACGTCATACCGACACCTGATAATGAAAACATATTTTAA
- a CDS encoding Gldg family protein has translation MKTILKITKNELSTLFYSPIAWLILIIFTFQSGMAYANAWDSILRSVALGYNPSSLTGRLLLGWEGAISSMQEHLFLYIPLLTMGLMSQEYNRGSIKLLYSSPVTNRQIIFGKYLSMVICAAILVAILFIYYVFTAFTIQNIDTPFALTALLGVFLMICAYAAIGLFMSSLTSYQVVAAVGTLAVLAVLNYIGHVGQEISFVRDITYWLSISGRADTFFKGLICSEDFLYFLLVIVLFVTLSILRLQAERTKLSALQSMLRYGGVIVVTLLIGYFSARPALRCYYDATEMKENTLTQNSIDIMEKLDGPLTITTYANMFDENYFRALPRYYNEDFNRFEKYIRFKPEIKMKYVYYYDKTNNPTLEQRYPGLTDEQRLKKICDALDWDVKRVLTPEQIRAKEDLSGEYNKYVRVIERGNGQKSYLRLYEDNYRHPTETEISAALKRMVIKSPVVAFLTGHGERSIDGIGERDYYAFSQYKDFRNSLVNQGFESISLSLDSVNKVPENIDILVISDVRTALSPKEQEIIENYIAEGRNLLIAGEPRRQEQMNPLLAPLGLSFMPGILVQESKDFSTDLILANPTMASLNVINRFDKLLAFGNQITMPSAVGIKQTEEKGFKVVPILTTDSTGSWNELETTNFIEDTARINPSIGEVEQANTTMMYLNREVNNREQRIIVLGDADCIGNGELSRQRNGISSANFSVITESFRLLSFGEFPVDTSRKGSSDNKININEEWGLWIKILFMGLLPGILTFLSLALWWKRRKK, from the coding sequence ATGAAAACAATATTAAAGATAACCAAAAACGAATTGAGCACGCTATTCTACTCACCGATAGCGTGGTTGATTCTTATTATCTTCACGTTTCAATCCGGTATGGCCTACGCTAACGCCTGGGACAGTATCCTACGCTCGGTAGCACTCGGGTACAATCCCAGTTCCCTCACCGGACGTCTACTTTTAGGCTGGGAAGGAGCTATATCCAGTATGCAGGAACACCTATTCCTGTACATTCCCCTACTCACGATGGGACTCATGAGCCAAGAATATAACCGGGGATCTATCAAATTACTTTATTCTTCACCCGTTACCAATCGACAGATTATTTTCGGGAAATATCTCTCCATGGTCATTTGCGCCGCGATACTGGTAGCTATTTTGTTTATTTATTATGTATTCACGGCTTTCACGATCCAGAATATAGACACGCCATTCGCCCTGACCGCACTATTGGGAGTATTCCTCATGATCTGCGCATACGCCGCGATCGGTTTGTTCATGTCGTCGTTAACTTCCTATCAGGTGGTTGCCGCTGTCGGAACCCTTGCGGTGCTTGCCGTTCTGAATTATATCGGTCATGTCGGACAAGAAATTTCGTTTGTCCGGGACATCACGTATTGGCTTTCAATTTCAGGACGAGCAGACACTTTCTTTAAAGGCTTGATTTGCAGCGAGGATTTCCTTTATTTCTTGCTGGTTATCGTTCTTTTCGTGACGCTTTCTATTTTACGTCTACAAGCAGAACGCACGAAACTTTCCGCCTTGCAGAGCATGCTTCGTTACGGGGGTGTTATCGTGGTGACCCTTTTGATCGGTTATTTCAGTGCCCGCCCCGCGCTTCGCTGTTATTACGACGCAACGGAAATGAAAGAAAACACGTTGACGCAAAACAGTATTGATATCATGGAAAAGCTGGATGGCCCTTTAACGATCACTACCTATGCGAATATGTTCGATGAAAACTATTTCCGGGCTCTTCCCCGCTATTATAACGAGGATTTTAATCGCTTTGAGAAATACATCCGTTTCAAACCGGAGATCAAAATGAAATACGTGTATTATTATGACAAAACAAACAATCCAACTCTAGAACAGCGTTATCCCGGACTTACCGATGAGCAACGGCTGAAAAAAATATGTGATGCACTGGACTGGGATGTAAAAAGAGTATTGACTCCCGAACAGATCCGGGCAAAAGAAGACCTTTCCGGAGAATATAATAAATATGTCCGCGTGATTGAAAGAGGTAACGGGCAAAAGTCTTATCTACGCCTTTACGAGGATAATTACCGTCACCCGACAGAAACGGAGATTAGTGCCGCATTGAAACGCATGGTCATAAAATCCCCCGTCGTGGCTTTTCTTACCGGTCACGGGGAACGTAGCATAGATGGAATCGGCGAACGGGATTATTACGCATTCTCCCAGTATAAAGATTTCAGAAATTCACTCGTGAACCAAGGTTTCGAGAGCATATCTCTTTCCCTTGATAGCGTGAACAAGGTTCCCGAAAATATTGACATTCTCGTGATCTCGGATGTTCGCACGGCTTTATCACCGAAAGAACAGGAGATTATTGAAAACTACATTGCCGAGGGACGTAACCTTCTTATCGCCGGGGAACCGCGTCGCCAAGAACAAATGAATCCCTTGCTTGCACCTCTCGGATTGTCATTTATGCCGGGTATTCTCGTGCAAGAGAGTAAAGATTTCTCTACAGACCTAATCCTAGCGAATCCCACGATGGCTTCTCTTAATGTGATAAATAGGTTTGACAAATTGCTAGCTTTTGGTAATCAAATCACCATGCCTTCCGCCGTGGGTATAAAGCAGACAGAAGAGAAAGGATTCAAGGTTGTTCCCATATTAACAACGGATTCAACCGGCTCATGGAATGAACTGGAAACAACAAATTTTATTGAAGACACGGCTCGAATCAATCCTAGTATCGGGGAGGTAGAGCAAGCCAACACAACCATGATGTACCTGAACCGAGAAGTGAATAACAGAGAACAACGCATTATCGTTCTCGGGGATGCAGATTGTATCGGTAACGGGGAGCTTTCCCGTCAACGGAATGGTATTTCTTCTGCCAATTTTAGCGTGATCACGGAGTCTTTCCGCCTTCTTTCATTCGGGGAATTCCCGGTTGACACTAGTCGCAAAGGTTCATCGGACAACAAAATTAACATCAACGAAGAATGGGGACTATGGATCAAGATTCTTTTCATGGGTCTTTTACCCGGAATATTGACCTTCCTCAGTCTTGCATTATGGTGGAAACGTCGCAAAAAATAA
- a CDS encoding ABC transporter ATP-binding protein translates to MEDSIVKVEHLSHRYHIQWAIQDINFEIKEKGVLGLLGSNGAGKSTTMNIICGVLNQTEGEVYLNGYNLRTNPVEAKRHIGFLPQKPPLYPDITVEEYLTYAANLRLMNTSEIPAAVEKAMKRCDITHFRERIISNLSGGYQQRVGIAQAIVHNPRFVVLDEPTNGLDPNQIVEIRHLIKEIATDHAVLLSTHILSEVQATCNNIKMIEQGKLVFSGSMDEFNNYVAPSTLLITLDAAPPVSTLEAIEGVARVEKVDPRNYRLQFDASKDISEQVVQLSVANGWQLSEIQLERQSLDAIFAQLSGKKVQQ, encoded by the coding sequence ATGGAAGATTCAATTGTAAAGGTCGAGCATCTGTCTCACCGATATCACATACAATGGGCTATACAAGACATTAATTTCGAGATCAAGGAAAAAGGTGTTTTGGGTCTACTCGGTTCCAACGGAGCCGGCAAATCCACCACAATGAATATTATATGCGGCGTGCTAAACCAGACCGAGGGGGAGGTTTACCTGAACGGCTATAATCTCCGAACAAATCCCGTCGAAGCCAAACGACATATTGGTTTCCTCCCCCAAAAACCTCCTCTCTACCCGGATATCACGGTGGAGGAATATCTAACTTACGCCGCAAACCTGCGTCTCATGAACACGTCCGAGATTCCGGCCGCGGTTGAAAAGGCCATGAAACGTTGTGACATTACTCATTTCCGGGAACGTATTATCAGTAATCTTTCCGGGGGATACCAGCAGCGCGTGGGAATAGCCCAAGCCATCGTTCACAATCCTCGTTTCGTGGTACTTGACGAGCCGACGAACGGGCTTGATCCCAACCAGATCGTGGAAATCCGTCACTTGATTAAAGAGATTGCCACGGATCATGCCGTGTTGCTTTCCACGCATATTTTATCGGAAGTACAGGCCACTTGCAACAATATCAAGATGATCGAACAAGGTAAATTGGTATTTTCCGGATCAATGGATGAATTCAACAATTACGTGGCTCCTTCCACTCTCCTGATCACGCTGGATGCCGCTCCTCCCGTATCAACACTAGAAGCGATTGAAGGAGTTGCCCGAGTCGAAAAAGTAGATCCCCGCAACTATCGCCTGCAATTCGATGCCTCTAAAGATATCAGCGAACAGGTCGTGCAGTTAAGTGTTGCTAATGGTTGGCAACTTTCAGAGATTCAACTGGAACGTCAATCTCTTGATGCCATTTTCGCTCAATTATCAGGAAAAAAAGTACAACAGTAA